A region from the Aegilops tauschii subsp. strangulata cultivar AL8/78 chromosome 5, Aet v6.0, whole genome shotgun sequence genome encodes:
- the LOC109744279 gene encoding pathogen-related protein: MASAAGVGDKYRSFLHGDGEKKTMWRNGAPPNYDLVNKLFEEERTNEWPEGSLEEKVQRLLKSWEMEMVHKARPEDQKSVVRSDNYSASTNGLKPLTRKELMAIGGYNAFLATTLPPEHRIYDPDKESVESATSTFLTAFPRGFAIEVLDVYSGPPRIAFKFRHWGYMEGPFKGHPPHGQRVEFFGVCIFHVDEEMKVAKVEYFYERGNFLAGFLSASASATTAPASGCPVMRGN, from the exons ATGGCCTCTGCTGCAGGAGTTGGAGACAAGTACCGGTCGTTCCTGCACGGCGACGGCGAGAAGAAGACGATGTGGAGGAATGGAGCCCCTCCCAACTACGACCTGGTTAACAAGCTCTTCGAGGAAGAGAGGACCAAC GAATGGCCCGAGGGATCTCTGGAGGAGAAGGTGCAGCGCTTGCTCAAGAGCTGGGAGATGGAGATGGTCCACAAGGCGCGCCCCGAGGACCAGAAGAGCGTCGTCCGCTCCGACAACTACTCCGCGAGCACCAACG GGCTGAAGCCTCTGACGCGGAAGGAGCTGATGGCCATCGGCGGCTACAACGCGTTCCTGGCGACCACCCTGCCGCCGGAGCACCGCATCTACGACCCGGACAAGGAGTCGGTCGAGTCAGCCACGTCCACCTTCCTCACGGCGTTTCCCCGGGGCTTCGCCATCGAGGTGCTCGACGTGTACAGCGGCCCGCCCAGGATCGCCTTCAAGTTCCGGCACTGGGGTTACATGGAGGGGCCGTTCAAGGGGCACCCCCCACACGGCCAGCGCGTCGAATTCTTTGGCGTCTGCATCTTTCAT GTTGATGAGGAGATGAAGGTGGCCAAGGTAGAGTACTTCTACGAGCGTGGCAACTTCCTCGCGGGCTTCTTGAGTGCGTCTGCTTCTGCTACTACTGCACCGGCTTCAGGTTGCCCTGTGATGAGAGGAAACTAA
- the LOC109744276 gene encoding protein NRT1/ PTR FAMILY 4.6, whose translation MALGVFVNWRGNTINKEVHGGVRAAWFLYVLTVVTNVVIVPNLLNMVTYLHGTMHMGVSGSVTTAANFFGATSGFAMIGAFLSDSYITRARTMLLIGPFMFLGYGLLALQAYLPSLHPPACNTEAELNNCKQVHGKNAALLYVGLYLSAVGDGCIRSCLPSLGADQFDHEDPKESHQQSSFFNWYTFGISFGGFVGLILIVWLQNYKGWDVALGLCAVIVLLGLLVVAAGLPFYRNQVPQGSPLTRILQVLVVAFRNRKTEVGEGLEETHESSIEVGTGYIGSLSQTNSLKFLDKACINRGKKGDWSVCSVTKVEETKIVLRFLPIFISSVIGYISNIILFTFTVQQGGLTNTRLGKIHVSPATLFVIPITFQMLMLAIYDQFIVPFLRRRTGYSGGITHLQRIGIGFASMILACVIAAVVEKKRKESAVQMSLFWLAPQFFLLGVSDVTSFTGLLEFFNSEAPRGMKSIGTALFWCDLGLASLMATFLVDAVNGATRHGHRAGWLEGASLNTSHLDWFYWVVAVVGLLGFFNYLYWANKYVYQNNQRVANVAPTVDQDSP comes from the exons ATGGCACTTGGAGTCTTTGTGAATTGGAGGGGAAACACCATCAACAAAGAGGTGCATGGCGGAGTCAGAGCAGCATGGTTTTTGTATG TTCTGACTGTGGTAACAAACGTGGTTATTGTCCCAAACTTGTTGAATATGGTTACTTATCTCCATGGAACAATGCATATGGGGGTTTCGGGCTCGGTGACTACAGCTGCTAATTTTTTTGGCGCCACATCCGGGTTTGCAATGATTGGAGCTTTCCTCTCTGACTCCTACATCACTCGGGCCCGAACCATGCTCCTCATTGGTCCATTTATGTTTCTG GGATACGGATTGCTCGCACTGCAAGCCTACCTACCCTCCCTCCATCCACCCGCTTGCAATACTGAAGCAGAGCTAAACAATTGCAAACAAGTCCATGGCAAGAACGCTGCCTTATTGTACGTAGGCTTGTATCTGAGTGCAGTTGGTGATGGTTGTATACGGTCTTGCTTGCCGTCCCTTGGAGCAGACCAATTTGACCATGAAGATCCCAAAGAATCCCACCAGCAGTCCAGCTTCTTTAACTGGTATACCTTCGGAATCTCTTTTGGAGGCTTCGTAGGGTTGATTCTCATAGTGTGGCTCCAAAACTACAAAGGGTGGGATGTCGCACTCGGGTTGTGTGCTGTCATAGTTCTGCTCGGATTGCTCGTAGTTGCTGCTGGTCTCCCTTTCTACCGCAACCAAGTACCACAAGGAAGTCCTCTGACTCGAATACTGCAG GTTCTTGTGGTTGCATTCCGCAACAGGAAGACTGAAGTTGGTGAGGGGCTAGAAGAAACACATGAAAGCAGTATTGAGGTGGGGACAGGTTACATTGGCTCACTCTCTCAAACAAATAGTCTGAA ATTTCTCGATAAAGCTTGCATCAACCGTGGCAAAAAGGGAGACTGGTCAGTCTGCAGTGTGACCAAGGTGGAGGAGACCAAGATTGTGCTCCGCTTTCTTCCCATCTTCATCAGCTCCGTGATTGGATACATATCCAACATCATCCTCTTCACATTCACCGTGCAGCAAGGCGGCTTGACTAACACAAGGCTCGGCAAGATCCACGTTTCCCCGGCAACACTCTTCGTCATCCCCATCACATTCCAGATGTTGATGCTTGCAATCTATGATCAGTTCATCGTGCCATTCTTGCGAAGGCGCACGGGCTACAGCGGCGGCATCACCCACTTGCAGCGCATCGGCATAGGCTTTGCCTCCATGATACTTGCCTGCGTCATCGCGGCGGTCGTcgagaaaaagagaaaggaatcTGCGGTGCAGATGTCCCTTTTCTGGCTAGCACCTCAGTTCTTCCTGCTCGGCGTCTCAGACGTGACATCGTTCACTGGCCTCCTTGAGTTCTTCAACAGTGAAGCGCCACGGGGTATGAAGTCGATCGGCACGGCGTTGTTCTGGTGTGATCTCGGGCTCGCGTCGTTGATGGCTACGTTCCTGGTGGATGCTGTGAACGGGGCGACAAGGCATGGTCACCGGGCAGGCTGGCTCGAGGGCGCAAGCTTGAACACTAGTCATCTTGACTGGTTCTACTGGGTTGTGGCTGTTGTCGGATTGCTCGGCTTCTTCAACTACCTGTACTGGGCCAACAAGTATGTGTACCAGAACAATCAACGTGTTGCTAACGTAGCGCCAACGGTTGATCAGGATTCGCCTTGA